A window of Rhizobium tumorigenes contains these coding sequences:
- a CDS encoding glycerol-3-phosphate dehydrogenase/oxidase codes for MTPPETASVDFASRLATMTADGSVDVVILGAGINGAGLFRDLCAQGISCLIVEKTDFGAGTSAAPSRLIHGGLKYLETGEFGLVAQSTLERNLLLKNAPHCVTALPTIIPIFSWTKGIFAALRTLFGSTSAPRSRGAILIKIGLSIYDYYGSRDRVMPRHKLIGRKQALRDIPAMTKSIVATGTYYDAKISHPERLVLELVTDGLEANPRSAMANYTTLTSAKDGVLTFQPENGPAFSVRPKLVVNAAGPWIDHVNAALGAPSKMIGGTKGSHILLKHDELLKALNGRMIYFEADDGRICLVYDYLGLALVGSTDIPADNPDSVVSDPQEIDYMINSLRGLLPGMTFDHSQIVYAYSGIRPLPASNASIPGLISRDHSAPVAEPDTGRPFPIISLIGGKWTTFRGFAEEVTDTILKRMGASRKTTTRAMPIGGGKDFPTTATARAEWLKRESAETGLDIPRLDQLLTRYGTKAREIARHRGKWTDRDRLPDSTDHSLAEIDYILQNEGVEHLSDIVMRRTTLAITGSLTLNDLQRIAADVAVMRGWDETRVSAEIEAVTTQLAKRNHMRVK; via the coding sequence ATGACTCCCCCGGAAACAGCATCGGTCGACTTCGCCAGCCGCCTTGCGACGATGACCGCCGATGGTAGTGTCGATGTCGTCATCCTTGGGGCCGGCATCAACGGCGCCGGTCTCTTCCGCGATCTCTGCGCCCAGGGTATCAGCTGCCTGATCGTCGAAAAGACAGATTTCGGCGCAGGCACCAGCGCAGCACCCTCCAGGCTCATCCATGGCGGGCTCAAATATCTCGAAACCGGCGAATTCGGCCTGGTGGCGCAATCGACTCTCGAGCGCAATCTGCTTTTGAAGAACGCTCCCCATTGCGTCACCGCGCTGCCGACGATCATTCCGATCTTCTCCTGGACCAAGGGCATCTTCGCCGCATTGCGTACCCTGTTCGGCTCAACCAGCGCACCCCGCAGCCGAGGCGCGATCCTCATCAAGATCGGCCTTTCCATCTACGACTACTACGGCTCGCGCGACCGGGTCATGCCGCGCCACAAGCTCATCGGCCGAAAGCAGGCCCTGCGCGACATCCCGGCTATGACCAAGTCAATCGTCGCCACCGGCACTTACTACGACGCCAAGATCAGCCACCCGGAACGGCTGGTGCTGGAGCTGGTGACCGATGGCCTCGAGGCCAATCCGCGTTCCGCCATGGCGAACTACACGACGCTGACATCCGCCAAAGACGGTGTTTTGACCTTCCAGCCGGAGAACGGCCCAGCCTTTTCCGTTCGGCCGAAGCTCGTCGTCAATGCCGCCGGGCCGTGGATCGACCATGTCAACGCCGCCCTCGGCGCGCCGTCGAAGATGATCGGCGGCACCAAGGGCTCGCATATCCTGTTGAAGCACGACGAATTGCTGAAGGCGCTGAACGGCCGGATGATCTATTTCGAGGCCGATGACGGGCGCATCTGCCTCGTCTACGACTATCTCGGACTTGCGCTGGTCGGCTCGACCGATATCCCGGCAGACAACCCGGACAGCGTCGTCTCCGATCCGCAGGAAATCGACTATATGATAAACAGCCTCCGGGGCCTGCTGCCGGGCATGACCTTCGATCACAGCCAGATCGTCTACGCCTATAGCGGCATCCGCCCGCTGCCGGCCTCGAACGCATCCATCCCCGGTCTGATCAGCCGCGACCATTCCGCACCTGTCGCCGAACCCGATACGGGCCGCCCCTTCCCGATCATCTCGCTGATAGGCGGCAAATGGACGACCTTTCGCGGCTTTGCCGAAGAGGTGACCGACACCATCCTCAAGCGCATGGGCGCCAGCCGCAAGACCACGACGCGCGCCATGCCGATAGGCGGCGGCAAGGACTTTCCGACCACCGCCACGGCTCGTGCCGAATGGTTGAAGCGGGAAAGCGCCGAGACCGGCCTCGACATCCCCCGCCTCGACCAGCTCCTGACGCGCTACGGCACCAAGGCCAGGGAGATCGCCCGCCACCGCGGCAAGTGGACGGACCGCGACCGCTTGCCGGATTCAACGGATCACAGCCTCGCGGAAATCGACTACATCCTCCAGAACGAGGGCGTAGAGCACCTCTCAGACATCGTCATGCGCCGCACCACGCTCGCCATCACCGGATCGCTGACGCTCAACGACCTGCAACGGATCGCAGCTGACGTAGCCGTCATGCGCGGCTGGGATGAGACACGGGTATCAGCCGAGATTGAGGCGGTAACGACACAGCTCGCCAAGAGGAACCATATGCGGGTTAAGTGA
- a CDS encoding ADP-ribosylglycohydrolase family protein codes for MNGPVNEGMRSRASGCILGQLCGDALGSLVEFQKPEKIRRDYPNGVREMHDGGTWCTIAGQPTDDSEMALALARSIISEGKYIQDSARTAYETWFASKPFDFGNTVYRGINYDPDHASQANGALMRVSPLGIFGSRFSAELVGKFAEQDAIITHPNPICRQINNLFTRALSHAIAYGSDPQEIYKNILIWAEELDVDFMVRKALVDAKTERPRDFITQQGWVLIAFQNAVFQLLHASSLEECLVDTISQGGDTDTNAAIAGALIGALEGESSVPQRWRQTLLLCRPEDGDPRVFRPRPAIYWPIDATEVAGRLLGA; via the coding sequence ATGAACGGACCTGTAAACGAGGGAATGCGATCACGGGCGTCGGGCTGCATCCTTGGCCAGCTTTGCGGCGATGCCCTCGGGTCCTTGGTCGAGTTCCAAAAACCTGAAAAGATACGCCGCGATTACCCCAACGGTGTTCGCGAAATGCATGACGGTGGAACTTGGTGCACGATTGCGGGCCAGCCCACGGATGACTCCGAGATGGCCTTAGCTTTGGCAAGATCGATCATCTCTGAGGGGAAATACATACAAGACAGTGCGAGGACGGCTTACGAAACGTGGTTTGCCTCAAAGCCGTTTGACTTCGGGAACACCGTCTATCGGGGAATCAATTATGATCCCGATCACGCGAGTCAGGCCAACGGGGCCTTGATGCGGGTATCACCACTCGGAATATTTGGCTCCCGCTTCTCAGCCGAATTAGTTGGGAAATTTGCCGAGCAAGACGCAATCATCACGCATCCGAACCCGATTTGCCGGCAGATAAATAACCTATTTACGCGCGCGTTGTCGCACGCGATTGCGTACGGCTCCGATCCACAAGAAATATATAAGAACATCCTAATTTGGGCTGAAGAACTCGATGTGGATTTCATGGTACGGAAGGCGCTCGTTGACGCGAAGACCGAGCGGCCCAGAGATTTCATCACGCAACAAGGGTGGGTGTTGATTGCATTTCAGAATGCCGTTTTTCAGTTGCTGCATGCAAGTTCGCTGGAGGAGTGTCTCGTTGATACAATTTCGCAGGGAGGTGACACAGATACAAACGCCGCGATAGCAGGGGCATTGATAGGTGCATTAGAAGGGGAAAGTTCAGTTCCTCAGCGCTGGCGCCAAACTCTCCTATTGTGTCGTCCAGAAGATGGCGATCCTCGTGTATTCCGCCCGCGTCCCGCCATTTATTGGCCCATCGACGCAACCGAGGTCGCTGGACGTTTGTTGGGAGCGTGA
- a CDS encoding DUF1236 domain-containing protein — MVKALIVSGALALTTFTVIGYAASASGAGAAGVETMAAPPGAVVSFVEGQPNPVSTALVEEPVVVGQALSSHVILVPVPDNANYAYAIVNNQRVIVEPSSRKVVQIIP, encoded by the coding sequence ATGGTTAAGGCCCTGATAGTCTCAGGCGCTCTTGCGCTTACAACTTTTACCGTTATCGGCTACGCAGCGAGTGCATCCGGCGCGGGTGCGGCTGGTGTCGAGACGATGGCTGCGCCTCCGGGTGCCGTGGTCTCGTTTGTCGAGGGGCAGCCTAACCCGGTGTCGACAGCGCTTGTGGAGGAGCCCGTGGTCGTTGGGCAGGCGCTCTCGTCGCATGTGATCCTGGTGCCGGTGCCGGACAATGCCAACTACGCCTATGCGATCGTCAACAACCAGAGGGTCATCGTCGAGCCCTCGAGCCGGAAGGTGGTGCAGATCATTCCATGA